The Argopecten irradians isolate NY chromosome 4, Ai_NY, whole genome shotgun sequence genome has a window encoding:
- the LOC138321624 gene encoding uncharacterized protein, which yields MSKSSSEKTQLEIDRTDARDDIIACMQPGKYASMGIFVATLGTVYAAQQIYMYNTKKFLKYKNRFFLPFGTALVVSYSYFISVFIRCRNEVIKDYPQLIKDKATIKKPSQKSTEFDDDV from the exons ATGAGTAAAAGTTCCAGTGAGAAAACACAGCTGGAAATAGACAGAACTGATGCA CGTGATGACATTATTGCCTGTATGCAACCTGGAAAATATGCATCCATGGGAATATTTGTTGCAA CACTTGGTACCGTTTATGCTGcacaacaaatatatatgtacaacacaAAGAAATTTTTGAAGTACAAGAATCGGTTTTTCCTACCATTTGGAACAGCTCTAGTTGTCTCGTACAGCTACTTTATAAGTGTCTTTATCCGCTGTAGAAATGAAGTGATCAAAGACTATCCACAACTTATCAAAGATAAAGCGACAATAAAAAAGCCTAGTCAAAAGTCAACAGAATTTGATG ATGATGTGTGA
- the LOC138321625 gene encoding uncharacterized protein, giving the protein MDVCAISGVFVIFFGTNCLATNTTYIDDISMETDHVSMDTNMTLQDVVSELHALKLQVFRNKKLMHDEITNVLNKSHELLHKDGHLKVKSNRKQLRQIINHMRRLSLDIRQLHYQTIYMKKGFEISLNNTKTNFGDKFDGVIGSMSNMSDVMDVMTSRVGALEEGMRNAGITVPTKEPVLAMRAISPVVTTVRGQTAVLRCVWSVDGVDQPNISISWSKADGVLPLENVTENGNLIIRDVDYNDSGIYLCRHSERSDDVTPTSVELIVKVPTLTMKVQRQDIAVYRGSKAVLECEITGDVMLTAPVYWTRSNGVLPPQSFINDDKLVIYDVTMRDAGTYVCDVNITEMVVNPGVIRLQVKKESMVRVRLVGGTGLFEGRVEVLYRNRWGTVCDDGWDDEDAKVVCRMAGFTAGGVAKSKAYFGTGSGAIWLDDVNCTGEEDTLEECISNPWGDHSCYHQEDAGVICYVDLPFFGGLRLSGGRLPGEGRVEMNRMGIWGAICDDGWDDRDATVVCRMMGFNFGGFRNRPGVYGIAERPAWMTNVRCYGDEPDIFQCGHRGWGPHECPNENHATVTCA; this is encoded by the exons ATGGATGTTTGTGCCATTTCAGGTGtgtttgtcatattttttgGCACAAATTGCTTAGCAACGAATACAACgtatattgatgatatatcaATGGAAACGGACCATGTCTCCATGGATACCAATATGACACTTCAGGACGTGGTGTCGGAGTTGCATGCACTGAAGCTTCAGGTTTTCCGAAACAAGAAACTCATGCATGATGAGATCACCAATGTTCTGAATAAAAGTCATGAACTTTTGCACAAGGACGGACACCTTAAGGTAAAATCCAACCGGAAACAACTCCGACAGATAATAAATCACATGCGCAGACTCAGTTTAGACATCCGGCAACTCCATTACCAGACTATTTACATGAAGAAAGGATTTGAAATCTCGCTCAATAACACTAAAACTAACTTTGGTGACAAGTTTGATGGCGTCATTGGTTCGATGTCCAATATGTCGGACGTCATGGATGTTATGACGTCACGTGTTGGTGCTTTGGAGGAAGGCATGAGGAATGCTGGGATAACGGTGCCAACAAaag AGCCAGTTTTGGCCATGCGAGCGATCAGTCCTGTAGTGACCACTGTCCGTGGACAGACGGCCGTGCTGAGGTGTGTTTGGAGTGTGGACGGAGTTGACCAACCCAATATTTCTATCTCCTGGTCAAAGGCGGACGGG GTGCTGCCACTTGAGAATGTAACAGAGAATGGAAATTTGATAATACGTGACGTTGACTACAATGACAGTGGAATTTACTTATGTCGTCATAGCGAACGTAGCGATGACGTCACGCCGACCTCTGTTGAACTTATCGTGAAAG TGCCCACCCTAACGATGAAGGTCCAGCGACAGGACATCGCAGTCTACCGCGGTAGTAAGGCCGTTCTAGAGTGTGAGATCACAGGGGACGTCATGCTCACTGCTCCGGTATACTGGACACGGTCAAACGGC GTACTTCCACCTCAGTCCTTCATAAATGACGACAAACTGGTCATATATGACGTGACGATGAGGGATGCTGGGACGTATGTCTGTGACGTCAACATAACGGAAATGGTAGTGAACCCAGGCGTCATCAGACTCCAGGTGAAAAAAG AATCCATGGTGCGTGTCCGATTGGTAGGGGGTACAGGTTTGTTTGAGGGACGTGTAGAGGTACTGTACCGGAACCGATGGGGGACCGTATGTGATGATGGCTGGGACGATGAGGATGCTAAGGTCGTTTGTCGAATGGCGGGCTTCAC GGCTGGCGGTGTCGCCAAATCAAAAGCTTATTTCGGAACCGGAAGTGGAGCCATCTGGTTGGACGATGTGAACTGTACGGGAGAGGAAGACACTCTGGAGGAATGTATCTCCAATCCATGGGGAGATCACTCGTGTTACCATCAAGAGGACGCTGGGGTCATCTGTTATGTGGATCTACCATTCT TTGGAGGGTTGCGGTTGTCTGGTGGACGACTGCCAGGTGAAGGTCGTGTGGAGATGAACCGGATGGGGATCTGGGGCGCCATCTGTGATGACGGATGGGACGACAGGGACGCCACCGTGGTGTGTCGCATGATGGGTTT TAACTTCGGCGGGTTCCGGAATAGACCAGGAGTCTATGGCATCGCGGAAAGACCAGCCTGGATGACCAATGTCCGTTGTTATGGAGACGAACCGGACATTTTCCAGTGTGGACATCGTGGCTGGGGTCCCCATGAGTGTCCCAATGAAAACCATGCCACGGTTACATGTGCTTGA